One Mycobacteroides abscessus ATCC 19977 genomic window carries:
- a CDS encoding lysophospholipid acyltransferase family protein, with translation MFYWLLKYIFMGPILQLMGRPKVEGLENIPSSGPAILAGNHLAVVDSFFLPLVCPRRVTFLAKSEYFTEPGFKGWLKKVFFGGSGQVPIDRTSADAAENALSTAKRLLGEGKLLGIYPEGTRSPDGRLYKGKTGLARMALATGVPVIPVAMVGTNVMNPPGTARWHFSKVTVKIGKPLDFSRFDGMAGNRFIERAVIDEVMYELMQLSGQEYVDIYAASLKKDADTPKPAGPAQQPDRMPESAAG, from the coding sequence ATGTTCTATTGGCTGCTGAAGTACATCTTCATGGGGCCGATCCTGCAGCTGATGGGCCGGCCGAAGGTGGAAGGCCTGGAGAACATCCCGTCGTCCGGGCCGGCGATCTTGGCCGGAAACCATCTCGCCGTGGTGGACAGCTTCTTTCTCCCGTTGGTCTGCCCGCGCCGGGTGACGTTCCTGGCGAAGAGTGAATACTTCACTGAGCCCGGTTTCAAGGGCTGGCTCAAGAAGGTCTTCTTCGGCGGTTCGGGACAGGTGCCGATCGACAGAACCAGTGCCGACGCCGCCGAGAACGCCCTGAGCACTGCCAAGCGGCTCCTCGGCGAGGGGAAGCTGTTGGGCATCTACCCGGAGGGCACGCGCTCGCCCGACGGTCGTCTGTACAAGGGCAAGACCGGGCTGGCGCGTATGGCGCTGGCAACCGGGGTGCCGGTCATTCCCGTCGCCATGGTCGGCACCAATGTCATGAACCCGCCGGGGACCGCGCGCTGGCACTTTTCCAAGGTCACCGTGAAAATCGGCAAGCCCCTCGATTTCTCGCGATTCGACGGGATGGCCGGTAACCGATTCATCGAACGAGCGGTCATCGACGAAGTGATGTACGAGCTGATGCAGTTGTCCGGTCAGGAGTACGTCGACATCTACGCGGCCTCCCTCAAGAAAGACGCAGACACGCCAAAGCCTGCGGGCCCTGCTCAGCAGCCCGATCGCATGCCGGAGAGCGCCGCCGGTTAA
- a CDS encoding nitroreductase family deazaflavin-dependent oxidoreductase — MSRLVAKVLGVHQRIYIASKGYLGHHVPGMAPNLLLTSVGAKSGARRINSLTYAHDGKDLVIVASNGGARRNPAWYHNLKAHPDVQVQLGREKRRVHATALLPGDADYERLWKLADTNNSGHYSAYQRATSRPIPIVVLAPA; from the coding sequence ATGAGCCGACTGGTGGCGAAGGTGCTCGGTGTGCACCAGCGCATCTATATCGCCTCGAAAGGCTATCTGGGTCATCACGTTCCGGGGATGGCTCCCAACCTGTTGCTGACGTCTGTCGGCGCCAAGTCCGGCGCCCGGCGCATCAACTCGTTGACCTACGCCCACGACGGCAAGGATCTGGTCATCGTGGCGTCCAACGGCGGGGCCCGCCGCAACCCTGCCTGGTATCACAACCTCAAGGCCCACCCTGACGTGCAGGTTCAGCTGGGCCGCGAGAAACGCCGCGTACACGCCACCGCCCTGCTCCCGGGCGATGCCGATTATGAACGGCTATGGAAGTTGGCTGATACCAACAACTCTGGCCACTACAGCGCATATCAGCGCGCGACGTCCCGGCCCATCCCGATAGTCGTGCTCGCCCCGGCGTGA
- a CDS encoding glycosyltransferase family 4 protein, whose amino-acid sequence MTFHPGGLRQRILLVTNDFPPRPGGIQSYLQEMVSRLAGSHEVTVYAPRWKGCERYDAAAEYQVVRHPTSLMLPGPGVRRRMVDLIRAQHADVVWFGAAAPLALLSSAAKAAGAAVTAASTHGHEVGWSMLPVARSALRQIGESTDVITYVSRYTRGRFASAFGPRAALEYLPSGVDTNRFCPDPAAREELRERYGLGDRPTIVCVSRLVPRKGQDMLIEALPAIRERVDGAALVIVGGGPYAEPLRALANRFGVDEHVVFTGGVPWEELPAHHAMGDVFAMPCRTRGAGLDVEGLGIVFLEASACGVPVVAGNSGGAPETVRAGETGVVVDGRSVSAITDAIVQILVDPARAAAMGAAGRAWVTEQWRWDHHAARFADLVSGSA is encoded by the coding sequence GTGACATTTCACCCTGGCGGTCTGCGGCAACGGATCCTGTTGGTCACCAACGATTTTCCGCCCAGGCCGGGAGGCATCCAGTCCTACCTGCAGGAGATGGTGTCCCGGCTGGCCGGATCGCACGAGGTCACCGTCTACGCGCCTCGATGGAAGGGGTGCGAGCGCTACGACGCTGCCGCCGAATATCAGGTGGTGCGGCACCCGACCTCGTTGATGCTTCCGGGTCCCGGCGTTCGTCGGCGCATGGTAGACCTCATCCGCGCGCAGCACGCCGATGTGGTGTGGTTCGGCGCTGCGGCGCCGCTGGCGCTGCTGTCCTCCGCTGCGAAGGCGGCAGGAGCCGCCGTGACGGCCGCCAGCACACATGGCCACGAGGTGGGCTGGTCCATGCTTCCGGTGGCCCGGTCCGCATTGCGGCAGATCGGCGAGAGCACCGATGTGATCACCTATGTCAGCCGCTACACCCGCGGCCGTTTCGCCTCTGCCTTCGGCCCGCGCGCAGCCCTCGAATACTTGCCGTCAGGTGTCGATACCAATAGGTTTTGCCCCGATCCGGCGGCACGTGAAGAGCTGCGAGAGCGCTACGGGCTCGGCGACAGGCCGACCATCGTATGCGTGTCCCGTCTCGTTCCGCGCAAGGGACAGGACATGCTGATCGAGGCGTTGCCCGCGATCAGGGAACGCGTGGACGGTGCCGCGCTGGTGATCGTGGGCGGCGGTCCTTACGCGGAACCCTTGCGGGCGTTGGCAAATCGCTTCGGTGTCGATGAGCATGTGGTATTCACCGGGGGAGTGCCGTGGGAGGAGCTTCCCGCCCATCATGCGATGGGCGATGTCTTCGCGATGCCGTGCCGCACGCGCGGGGCAGGGCTCGATGTCGAAGGTCTGGGAATCGTGTTCCTGGAGGCGTCGGCCTGCGGCGTGCCGGTGGTGGCCGGAAATTCCGGAGGCGCGCCGGAAACGGTGCGCGCTGGTGAAACAGGCGTCGTCGTCGACGGCAGGTCGGTGTCCGCCATCACCGACGCGATTGTCCAGATCCTGGTGGACCCGGCCCGCGCCGCGGCGATGGGAGCGGCGGGACGCGCCTGGGTGACCGAACAGTGGCGCTGGGATCACCATGCCGCCCGGTTCGCCGATCTGGTCAGCGGGTCCGCATAG
- a CDS encoding class I SAM-dependent methyltransferase, protein MHTDRRRAESFGGSAGAYDRHRPRYPEPLIAELMSGRPRVLDVGAGTGIAAAQLAAAGAQVLAVEPDARMAQVAAAKGIEVEVATFENWQPQGRTFDLVLFAQSFHWVEPTTALQKVRTVLAPAGRLALVWNRIEPTVPTQHDLDTVYADFMDTARRPSIDTEDTVTPIVEKSGYRVQHMHFLERRHFATQAYLDMVFTYSNHLTLDPAQRDELRSRLEEKIGDGGVDTKNDALAVICTPVT, encoded by the coding sequence GTGCACACCGACCGCCGCCGGGCCGAGTCGTTCGGAGGTTCCGCCGGCGCGTACGACCGGCACCGCCCGCGCTATCCAGAGCCGCTCATCGCTGAGCTCATGTCCGGGCGGCCGCGTGTGCTGGACGTCGGAGCGGGCACCGGGATCGCGGCGGCGCAGCTGGCGGCGGCCGGCGCGCAGGTGCTCGCCGTCGAACCGGATGCCCGGATGGCACAGGTGGCCGCCGCGAAGGGCATCGAGGTGGAGGTGGCCACCTTCGAGAACTGGCAGCCGCAGGGCCGCACATTCGATCTGGTGCTGTTCGCCCAGTCTTTCCACTGGGTGGAGCCGACCACCGCGCTACAGAAGGTACGGACCGTGCTGGCTCCGGCGGGCCGGCTCGCCCTGGTGTGGAACCGCATTGAGCCCACCGTCCCCACCCAGCACGATCTGGACACCGTCTACGCCGACTTCATGGACACCGCCCGACGACCGTCCATCGACACCGAGGACACGGTGACCCCGATCGTCGAAAAATCCGGATATCGCGTGCAGCACATGCACTTCCTGGAGCGGAGGCACTTCGCCACCCAGGCATATCTGGACATGGTGTTCACCTATTCCAATCACCTCACGCTCGACCCTGCACAGCGCGATGAGCTGCGGTCTCGGCTGGAGGAAAAAATCGGAGACGGCGGCGTCGACACCAAGAACGACGCGCTCGCCGTGATCTGCACGCCAGTGACCTGA
- a CDS encoding AMP-dependent synthetase/ligase — MREFSVPAPFTVEDNASVVRAVYDYEREDPNQAAFSRLIDDTWTPVTYAEAAAQIRAVANGLIAKGVAPGDRVALISATRYEWTIIDYAVLSIGAITVPIYETSSADQVRWVLQDSAAVALFVESDAHAKIAEELAPELPNLRTVFHIASTSAPAALDELAEAGAGVDPAELEGRLAAIKATDPATLIYTSGTTGRPKGCQLTHSNLVYETRGARAVFPDYLQKGSRTLIFLPLAHVLARGIAMACFQSKVSVGFTSDIKTLVPTFGIFKPTFIVSVPRIFEKVYNTARQNAQNDGKGKIFDAAADTAIEYSEALDKGGPGIVLRAKRAAFDKLVYGKLRAALGGECVASISGGAPLGARLGHFYRGVGLTIYEGYGLTETTAACAVNVIGGLKIGSVGRPLPGNAVKIAEDGELLVSGGVVFSGYWNNETATSESIVDGWFHTGDLGAIDEDGFVTITGRKKEIIVTAGGKNVAPAVLEDQLRAHPLISQAMAVGDKQPFIGALITIDPEAIDGWKQRNGKPADATVADLVEDSDLLAEIGTAVKAANQVVSHAEAIKKFRILPVDFTEATGEMTPTLKVKRNVVAEKFASDIDAIYAGAPQ; from the coding sequence GTGCGAGAGTTCAGCGTTCCTGCCCCGTTCACCGTCGAGGACAACGCATCGGTTGTTCGTGCCGTCTACGACTACGAGCGCGAAGACCCCAACCAGGCGGCATTCTCCCGGCTTATCGACGACACCTGGACGCCCGTCACCTACGCGGAGGCGGCGGCACAGATCCGCGCGGTGGCCAACGGTCTTATCGCCAAGGGCGTGGCCCCCGGCGATCGCGTGGCCCTGATATCGGCGACACGGTACGAATGGACGATCATCGACTACGCGGTGCTGTCGATCGGCGCCATCACCGTGCCGATCTACGAGACGTCCTCGGCCGATCAGGTCCGGTGGGTGCTGCAGGACTCGGCGGCGGTGGCGCTGTTCGTGGAATCCGATGCCCACGCCAAGATCGCCGAAGAACTCGCACCGGAACTGCCCAACCTGCGCACGGTGTTCCACATCGCCAGCACGAGCGCGCCCGCGGCCCTCGACGAGCTCGCCGAGGCCGGAGCCGGGGTGGACCCCGCCGAACTCGAGGGCCGGCTGGCCGCCATCAAGGCGACCGATCCCGCCACCCTCATCTACACCTCCGGCACCACCGGGCGCCCCAAGGGTTGCCAACTCACACATTCCAACCTGGTGTACGAAACTCGGGGCGCGCGTGCGGTTTTCCCCGACTACCTACAAAAGGGCAGCCGTACGCTGATCTTCCTGCCGCTGGCCCACGTACTGGCGCGTGGTATCGCGATGGCCTGCTTCCAGTCCAAGGTCAGCGTGGGATTCACCAGTGATATCAAGACCTTGGTGCCGACCTTCGGGATCTTCAAGCCGACCTTCATCGTCTCGGTGCCCCGCATCTTTGAGAAGGTCTACAACACCGCCCGCCAGAATGCCCAGAACGACGGCAAGGGAAAGATTTTCGACGCAGCCGCGGACACCGCCATCGAATACAGCGAGGCGCTGGACAAGGGCGGCCCGGGTATCGTGCTGCGCGCCAAGCGCGCCGCCTTCGACAAGCTGGTCTACGGCAAGCTGCGTGCGGCGCTCGGCGGCGAATGCGTGGCCTCCATCTCCGGTGGCGCCCCGTTGGGCGCCCGGCTGGGCCACTTCTATCGCGGCGTCGGGCTGACCATCTACGAGGGCTACGGCCTCACCGAGACGACGGCCGCCTGCGCGGTCAACGTCATCGGCGGGCTCAAGATCGGCAGTGTCGGAAGACCCTTGCCCGGAAACGCCGTGAAGATCGCCGAGGACGGCGAGCTGCTGGTGTCCGGTGGCGTGGTGTTCAGCGGTTACTGGAACAACGAGACCGCCACCAGCGAATCGATCGTGGATGGCTGGTTCCACACCGGCGACCTAGGCGCGATCGACGAGGACGGGTTCGTCACGATCACCGGCCGCAAGAAGGAAATCATCGTCACCGCCGGCGGCAAGAACGTCGCACCCGCCGTGCTGGAGGACCAGCTGCGTGCTCACCCGTTGATCAGCCAGGCCATGGCGGTCGGCGACAAGCAGCCCTTCATCGGTGCCCTGATCACCATCGACCCGGAGGCCATCGACGGCTGGAAACAGCGCAACGGAAAGCCAGCCGATGCCACCGTCGCCGACCTGGTCGAGGACTCCGATCTGCTCGCGGAGATCGGAACCGCCGTGAAGGCCGCCAACCAGGTTGTCTCGCATGCCGAAGCCATCAAGAAGTTCCGGATCTTGCCGGTCGACTTCACCGAGGCCACCGGCGAGATGACGCCGACACTCAAGGTGAAGCGCAACGTGGTGGCGGAGAAGTTCGCTTCCGACATCGACGCGATCTACGCGGGAGCACCCCAGTAA
- a CDS encoding SRPBCC family protein: MAEKTTQTIAIDAEPGKVMAVIADIGAYPEWVSEYKETEVLDTDSEGRVKRARLVLDAGVLKDTQVLEYVWSPDGRKVTWTLAESSLLRSLEGTYLLAPKGSGTEVTYELAVDLQIPMIGMLKRKAERKITDSALKDLKKRVESDR, translated from the coding sequence GTGGCTGAGAAGACTACCCAAACGATTGCCATCGATGCCGAGCCCGGCAAGGTGATGGCGGTGATCGCCGATATCGGCGCCTACCCGGAATGGGTGTCGGAGTACAAGGAAACCGAGGTGCTCGACACCGACTCGGAGGGCAGGGTCAAACGCGCCCGGTTGGTGTTGGACGCCGGTGTCCTCAAGGACACGCAGGTCCTGGAGTATGTGTGGTCCCCGGATGGCCGAAAGGTCACCTGGACCCTTGCGGAAAGTTCCCTGTTGCGCTCGCTGGAAGGGACATACCTTTTGGCGCCCAAGGGCTCTGGCACCGAGGTGACCTACGAGCTGGCGGTCGACCTTCAAATTCCGATGATCGGAATGCTCAAGCGCAAGGCCGAGCGCAAGATCACCGATTCCGCGCTCAAGGACCTGAAGAAGCGAGTCGAATCTGACCGCTAG
- the ripC gene encoding peptidoglycan hydrolase RipC has translation MTPSPLRRAMLAVTAAALVGGVFTGAQTATADPNNDAVKKLNELSRQAEATSEAANTAKIDLDAKLAAQRDAEKTVLADEAVAKAARMAVSTYQVDVNKAMVAAYMGGTTSGYGAVLTSNSPQNLIDQLSVQRTVGGEMRSRMDSYRAAQTSADEAEQRSRDAAEAARVAAEQAKNVRASLQAKQSQLQVQIAVVKSQYNTLSPGQRAQLAAPAPVPPPPAAEPGEAGDAPEPLMQAAAAAPAPEAAIGGGGSPAGAGAVAAALTRIGAPYSWGGSGPNAFDCSGLVMWAYGQQGVSLPHSSQALARGGTPVSLSELQPGDVINFYGDASHTGIYVGNGMMVHASTYGVPVAVVPITSSGPIYNARRY, from the coding sequence CTGACGCCCTCTCCGCTCCGGCGCGCCATGCTTGCGGTCACTGCTGCGGCCCTGGTCGGCGGGGTATTTACGGGCGCGCAGACCGCGACCGCGGACCCCAACAACGACGCCGTCAAAAAGCTCAACGAGCTGTCTCGTCAGGCCGAGGCAACATCCGAAGCAGCTAACACGGCGAAGATCGACTTGGATGCCAAGCTGGCCGCTCAGCGCGACGCCGAGAAGACGGTTCTCGCCGATGAGGCCGTCGCGAAGGCCGCACGCATGGCGGTGTCCACCTACCAGGTAGACGTCAACAAGGCGATGGTCGCCGCCTACATGGGCGGTACCACCAGTGGCTACGGTGCCGTGCTGACGTCCAACTCCCCCCAGAACCTGATCGATCAGCTATCGGTACAGCGCACGGTCGGAGGTGAGATGCGCAGCCGGATGGACAGCTACCGCGCTGCCCAGACCTCAGCCGACGAAGCCGAGCAGCGGTCCCGGGACGCCGCCGAGGCGGCGCGGGTGGCCGCCGAGCAGGCCAAGAATGTGCGCGCGTCGCTGCAGGCGAAGCAGAGCCAGCTGCAGGTACAGATCGCCGTCGTCAAGTCGCAGTACAACACCCTGAGCCCCGGTCAGCGTGCCCAGTTGGCCGCACCGGCGCCGGTGCCCCCGCCGCCCGCGGCGGAGCCGGGCGAGGCCGGCGACGCACCCGAGCCGCTGATGCAAGCCGCGGCCGCGGCACCGGCCCCGGAGGCCGCCATCGGCGGTGGCGGATCGCCGGCCGGCGCGGGTGCTGTCGCAGCGGCGCTGACCCGGATCGGCGCACCCTACTCGTGGGGTGGTTCCGGCCCCAACGCCTTCGACTGTTCGGGCCTGGTCATGTGGGCCTACGGCCAGCAGGGTGTGTCGCTGCCGCACTCCAGCCAGGCGCTGGCGCGTGGCGGTACTCCCGTCTCGCTGAGTGAATTGCAGCCGGGCGACGTCATCAACTTTTACGGAGACGCCTCGCACACAGGTATCTATGTCGGCAACGGCATGATGGTGCACGCCTCCACCTACGGTGTTCCGGTGGCGGTCGTGCCGATCACATCATCCGGCCCGATCTACAACGCACGCCGCTACTGA
- a CDS encoding DEDD exonuclease domain-containing protein, translating into MTRRDALHASGPSQLTFDEVGTLRDTTFVVVDLETTGGSAENDAITEIGAVKVRGGEVLGELATLVDPQRSLPPQIVRLTGITSAMLVDAPPIAQVLPAFLEFARGAVLVAHNAGFDIGFLKAAARQCGIDWPQPAVLCTVRLARRVLSRDEAPRVSLGALAQLLGASTTPNHRALDDARATVDVLHALISRVGNQGVGTMDELRRYRTQVPSALRGKRRLADAMPYAPGVYLFRGPSGEVLYVGTAVNLRRRVQQYFTGADPRGRMREMVTIATAVDHVICAHPLEAAVRELRLLGAHAPPYNRKSRFPHRWWWVVLTEEPFPRFSVVRTTNGRPTLGPFRARGDATTAALVLARFTGVRTCTNRIGAGGRHGSACDGQSYPHDTASPCPAAAGVDATVYRDGLAPMLAVLDGTHGQPLQAMCDRVAELGAQRRYETAARQRDATTALIEVLARQHRLHALARIEELIAARPDGEGGWQIAVVRHGQLAGAAVARRGVPPMPVVAAASASAQVVLPTPEPFGGAAPEETGLITRWLAEPGVRIVSSTDGYAEATGCAASLRDWAAAARSARMAAALHQDDWGMAELTRVAPTARSRVAG; encoded by the coding sequence ATGACGCGGCGTGATGCTCTGCACGCAAGCGGCCCATCGCAGCTGACCTTCGACGAGGTGGGCACGCTGCGCGACACCACCTTTGTGGTGGTGGACCTGGAGACCACCGGCGGCAGCGCGGAAAACGACGCGATCACCGAGATCGGCGCCGTGAAGGTGCGTGGTGGCGAGGTACTCGGGGAACTGGCCACCCTGGTCGATCCCCAGCGATCGCTACCGCCGCAGATCGTGCGCCTCACCGGCATCACCTCGGCGATGCTGGTCGACGCACCGCCGATCGCACAGGTACTGCCGGCTTTTCTCGAATTCGCCCGTGGTGCGGTACTGGTCGCTCACAATGCCGGCTTCGATATCGGGTTCCTCAAGGCGGCGGCACGGCAATGTGGAATCGACTGGCCACAGCCCGCCGTTCTGTGCACGGTCCGGCTGGCCCGCCGGGTGCTCTCCCGCGATGAGGCCCCGCGCGTCAGCCTGGGTGCGCTGGCGCAGCTGCTCGGCGCGTCCACCACACCCAACCACCGGGCTCTCGACGATGCCCGGGCCACCGTTGATGTCCTCCACGCGCTGATCTCCCGGGTCGGCAACCAGGGCGTCGGCACCATGGACGAGCTGCGGCGCTATCGCACCCAGGTGCCCAGCGCCCTGCGCGGCAAGCGCCGCCTGGCCGACGCAATGCCTTATGCCCCAGGCGTTTACCTATTCCGTGGACCATCGGGCGAGGTGTTGTACGTCGGCACCGCCGTCAATCTGCGCCGACGGGTACAGCAGTACTTCACCGGGGCAGATCCGCGCGGCCGGATGCGTGAGATGGTCACCATCGCGACCGCGGTGGACCATGTCATCTGCGCGCATCCACTGGAGGCGGCGGTGCGCGAGCTGCGGTTGTTGGGTGCGCACGCACCCCCGTACAACCGCAAATCCCGGTTCCCGCACCGCTGGTGGTGGGTGGTGCTCACCGAGGAGCCGTTCCCCCGATTCTCCGTCGTCCGCACTACTAACGGGCGGCCGACGCTCGGCCCGTTTCGCGCGCGCGGCGACGCGACAACCGCCGCACTGGTCCTTGCCCGGTTCACCGGTGTACGCACCTGCACCAACCGCATCGGAGCAGGCGGCAGACACGGCTCCGCTTGTGACGGCCAGTCGTATCCACACGACACTGCCTCGCCCTGCCCCGCTGCTGCCGGGGTGGACGCGACCGTCTACCGGGACGGGCTCGCCCCCATGCTCGCCGTCCTGGACGGCACACACGGACAACCGCTGCAGGCCATGTGCGACAGGGTTGCCGAGTTGGGTGCCCAGCGGCGCTATGAAACCGCTGCGCGGCAACGCGATGCGACCACGGCACTCATCGAGGTGCTGGCCCGCCAGCATCGTCTGCATGCCCTCGCACGCATCGAAGAGCTGATTGCCGCCCGCCCTGATGGCGAGGGCGGATGGCAGATCGCGGTGGTCCGGCACGGACAGCTTGCCGGGGCCGCGGTGGCCCGACGGGGTGTGCCGCCGATGCCGGTGGTGGCTGCGGCCTCCGCGTCCGCACAGGTGGTACTGCCCACCCCCGAACCGTTCGGCGGTGCCGCGCCCGAGGAGACCGGGCTGATCACCCGCTGGCTGGCCGAACCCGGAGTCCGCATCGTGTCCTCGACGGATGGCTATGCCGAGGCGACCGGATGTGCCGCATCGCTGCGGGATTGGGCCGCGGCGGCACGCAGTGCGCGCATGGCGGCCGCCCTTCACCAGGACGACTGGGGAATGGCCGAGCTGACTAGGGTCGCGCCTACTGCCCGGTCCCGAGTCGCTGGCTGA
- a CDS encoding class I SAM-dependent methyltransferase, whose translation MWSATTDDGPFNGLLERPALRSLIPRPLAGRSVLDAGCGSGAQCAWLLGEGADVTGLDLSPAMVDQARQRCGSAAKLMVADLADDLPLEPRSFDGVTCSLALHYLRDWQVPLASFARILRPGGWVVISLDHPFGAPLPDQRGGYFQHQLVSDTWNKADVEVTQHFWRRPLGQVADAFADAGLLIERISEPRPSAEAIRRFPAELRNVVDSPSFIVYRLRYWGAPA comes from the coding sequence GTGTGGTCGGCCACGACCGATGACGGGCCATTCAACGGGCTGCTGGAGCGACCGGCGCTGCGCTCGCTGATTCCGCGTCCGCTGGCCGGCCGCTCGGTGCTGGACGCCGGCTGCGGTTCCGGTGCTCAGTGTGCCTGGCTGCTCGGGGAGGGGGCCGATGTCACCGGCCTGGATCTGAGCCCGGCGATGGTTGACCAGGCGCGCCAGCGCTGTGGTTCGGCGGCGAAGCTGATGGTCGCCGATCTGGCCGACGACCTACCGTTGGAGCCGCGGTCATTCGACGGCGTGACGTGTTCACTTGCCTTGCACTATCTGCGCGATTGGCAGGTGCCGCTGGCATCCTTCGCGCGCATACTGCGCCCGGGGGGTTGGGTGGTCATCTCGCTGGACCATCCCTTCGGCGCGCCACTGCCCGATCAGCGCGGCGGCTACTTTCAGCACCAGCTGGTCAGCGACACCTGGAACAAAGCGGATGTCGAAGTGACTCAGCACTTTTGGAGACGTCCACTCGGCCAGGTTGCCGATGCGTTCGCCGACGCCGGCTTGCTCATCGAGCGGATCTCAGAGCCGCGTCCGTCGGCTGAGGCGATACGGCGGTTTCCCGCTGAGCTGCGCAATGTCGTCGACTCGCCCAGCTTCATCGTCTATCGACTGCGTTACTGGGGTGCTCCCGCGTAG
- a CDS encoding ArsA family ATPase, whose protein sequence is MSRPGDAAPEVHAPPAATIGLFVGKGGVGKSTLAGATAVRHARAGQRVLAVSTDQAHSLGDVFGVRVDPSPGAHCVRVIEDPYGGELDVMALDTLGLLERRWGDIADTIAAQYPESDIGSLAPEELSALPGVQEMLGLHEVQQLADTGEWDVVVVDCASTADALRMLTLPGTFAMYLERAWPRHRRLGGVGTPRALILAELLERIAASADRLAVLLSDAERVGAHLVLTPERVVVAEAIRTVGALALMGVRIDQVIVNQVLIQDDSYEYHNLPDHPAFDWYMQRITDQSAVLDEMGEAIGDVQMLLVPHLPREPIGPDALGELAESVRRRDGAKPPAPLATVVEHESGSGADTVYRLRLELPQIDPATLSLGRVGDDLVIGANGMRRRVRLASVLRRCVVVDARLVGGELTIRFRADPEVWPT, encoded by the coding sequence GTGTCCCGTCCCGGAGACGCCGCCCCCGAGGTCCACGCACCTCCCGCAGCCACCATCGGTCTGTTCGTTGGCAAGGGGGGCGTGGGCAAGTCGACGCTGGCCGGCGCCACCGCGGTGCGCCATGCGCGTGCCGGGCAGCGGGTATTGGCGGTATCGACCGACCAGGCCCATTCCCTGGGCGATGTCTTCGGTGTGCGGGTCGACCCATCCCCGGGCGCTCATTGCGTGCGGGTGATCGAGGATCCGTACGGGGGCGAACTCGATGTCATGGCGCTGGACACTCTGGGCTTGCTGGAACGACGTTGGGGTGACATCGCCGACACTATTGCCGCGCAATATCCGGAATCGGATATCGGATCGCTTGCCCCCGAAGAGCTTTCCGCGTTGCCGGGCGTGCAGGAGATGCTCGGACTGCATGAGGTGCAGCAGCTCGCCGATACGGGCGAATGGGATGTGGTGGTGGTCGACTGTGCCTCCACGGCCGACGCCTTGCGGATGCTCACTCTCCCTGGAACTTTCGCGATGTATTTGGAGCGGGCCTGGCCTCGGCATCGCAGGCTCGGCGGAGTCGGCACACCACGCGCGCTGATATTGGCCGAACTGCTGGAACGCATTGCGGCGTCGGCCGATCGGCTGGCTGTCTTGCTCTCAGACGCCGAACGGGTGGGGGCTCATCTGGTGCTGACTCCCGAACGGGTGGTGGTGGCAGAGGCCATCCGCACCGTGGGAGCGCTGGCGCTGATGGGAGTGCGGATCGACCAAGTGATCGTCAACCAGGTTCTCATTCAAGATGATTCGTACGAATATCACAATCTTCCGGATCATCCCGCCTTCGACTGGTATATGCAGCGCATCACGGATCAGTCCGCCGTTCTCGACGAGATGGGGGAGGCGATCGGAGATGTCCAAATGCTGTTGGTGCCGCATCTGCCCCGCGAACCCATCGGGCCGGACGCGCTCGGGGAACTGGCCGAGTCGGTACGCCGCCGCGACGGCGCCAAGCCGCCCGCGCCGCTGGCAACCGTCGTCGAACATGAATCCGGATCCGGAGCGGACACCGTCTATCGGTTGCGGCTAGAGTTACCGCAGATCGACCCGGCCACGTTGAGCCTCGGCCGGGTGGGAGATGACCTGGTCATCGGCGCAAACGGGATGCGCCGGCGGGTCCGGCTGGCCTCCGTGCTGCGGCGCTGTGTGGTTGTCGATGCCCGGCTCGTCGGTGGCGAGCTGACCATACGGTTCAGAGCGGATCCGGAGGTGTGGCCGACGTGA